Sequence from the Ooceraea biroi isolate clonal line C1 chromosome 5, Obir_v5.4, whole genome shotgun sequence genome:
aatttaaataattcttgatTTTTACTGTTACATTGACGCACTTACATATCGCATCGATAActgatattattttcatttgttaTAGGGCCAAGCTGTAGTTCAGCTCGCGAAAACCGTGAAGGATGTGACCATCTTCGGCGTTTGCAGTAAGTCTAAACATGAATCTCTCAAGGCCACTGGAAGCATTGACCATCTCCTGGAACGCGGTACAGATTACACCAACGAAGTCAGAAAgtacgtaaataaataaataatattgtgttTATGAATTAAGTGAGATAAATGAGatacttgtaatatttttcaaccgcgaaataaaatataattaacgtaattttaaaagatttggAAGAAAATCAGACTccatatttattatctcggccgatataaattttaaattatagattttaatTAGACTCTTATTAACTTTCATTTAGAATTTCCCCGGAAGGCGTAGATATCGTCTTGGATTGTCTCTGTGGTGAGGAGTGCAACAAAGGCTACGCCCTTTTGAAGCCGATGGGCAAATACATTCTTTATGGATCCAGCAATGTCGTCACTGGGGAAACCAAGAGTTTCTTCTCCGCAGCGCGATCAGTACGTAACTCAACATTACGAATTAATGTCATTTTTAACTTTATtgctaaaatttatatatattatctacatattaaatttatattgaataaaCAATATAGGAATTTggatattgatatttaaaaaaaaatatgttacctgaaatatcgattttaacgtatctttcttttattgacaaattttattgtatgagtcgattttattgtatatattctCGATCTTTATTAGATTAAACATTAAACAACTATCTACACTATAAACTTTACATCATTTTACGttactatattttttttaattgatcacATATTTTTACTCAAATCTCGATTCactaaaaatttttctcttatctttATACGCATGTTTGATTGTTATTGTTTAAGTGGTGGCAAGTTGATAAAGTGTCACCCATAAAACTGTTCGACGAGAACAAGACGTTGTCCGGACTGAACCTGCGCCATTTGATGTACCAACACGGCAGCCACGCCTTTGTTCGACGAGCAGTGAATCAAGTGTATACACTATGGAGCGAAGGCAAGATCAAGCCGGTGGTGGATTCGACGTGGGCACTGGAGGACGTGCCCGAGGCCATGCAGAAGATGCACGATCGTAAGAACATCGGCAAAATCGTATTGGACCCGAATCTGGAACCGAAGCCTAAACCAGCCACGCCGGCCAAAGGCAAAGCGAAGGATAAGAAGTCCGCCAAtcaggaggagaagaaggcgTCCAGCGTGGAGtcggaagagggagagaaaaagaaggagcCCGAATTGACAAACGGTACCTCAGAAGACAAATCTGATAGCGGTAAGAAAATAGGATACCGCGAACTTCGGGGAGCACGATTACGTTCACAATCATTTGTATTATTTCgctattaaaaaattggaaatattattttatatttaaagacCCGCTCACGCTTTCTGTTTCAGATTCGAAAGAAAAGGAATCTAGCTGAATTAGCGGTAATAACTAAATcctataaaacaaaacaaacacTGAAAAACATCCACAAGAACGTTATCAGGAATTCCCAGGAAAGTACCGTCACTCGAGAGAAATCCATCGCCATTATCTAagagaacgaaaaaaaaaacaa
This genomic interval carries:
- the LOC105287355 gene encoding synaptic vesicle membrane protein VAT-1 homolog-like, which produces MAEDKNETSPGAEGEKPPQETTAASPPAAKPDKDEPTKECKEDEKKIEENGEGEKPKENGEEKPTPEPKDMRAIVLNGFGGLKSVKALRKPEPVLGEGEVLIRVKACGLNFQDLMARQGAIDSPPKTPFIMGSECAGDIEQVGEGVENFKVGDRVVALPDHKAWAEQVAVPATSVFALPNGMSYLDAAAITMNYTVAYILLFELAHLTPGKNLLLHSAGGGVGQAVVQLAKTVKDVTIFGVCSKSKHESLKATGSIDHLLERGTDYTNEVRKISPEGVDIVLDCLCGEECNKGYALLKPMGKYILYGSSNVVTGETKSFFSAARSWWQVDKVSPIKLFDENKTLSGLNLRHLMYQHGSHAFVRRAVNQVYTLWSEGKIKPVVDSTWALEDVPEAMQKMHDRKNIGKIVLDPNLEPKPKPATPAKGKAKDKKSANQEEKKASSVESEEGEKKKEPELTNGTSEDKSDSDSKEKESS